One window of Salmo salar chromosome ssa11, Ssal_v3.1, whole genome shotgun sequence genomic DNA carries:
- the LOC106561927 gene encoding transmembrane protein 138-like, whose amino-acid sequence MCATLDPARSHTQPGRPAFGPEMLQTNNYSLVLLIQLSLLTFDLFVNSFSELLRAAPVVQLVLFIIQDIAILFNLIIILLMLFNTYVFQVGLVSLLLERFRALLLLSALYLTLSISLHSWIMNLRWLKSNRYVWTDGLQVLFVFQRIASVLYYYFYKRTTEYLGDPRLYEDSPWLRDAFANARARQ is encoded by the exons atgtgcgcCACCTTGGATCCTGCTCGGAGCCACACACAGCCCGGGCGCCCAGCCTTCGGTCCGGAGATGCTGCAGACCAACAACTACTCCCTGGTGCTGCTGATCCAGCTGAGCCTGTTGACCTTTGACTTGTTCGTCAACTCCTTCAGCGAGCTGCTGAGGGCCGCGCCCGTCGTCCAGCTGGTGCTCTTCAT tatccaGGACATAGCCATCCTGTTTAACCTGATCATCATTCTGCTGATGCTGTTCAACACCTACGTATTCCAGGTGGGCCTGGTGTCCTTGCTGCTGGAGCGCTTCAGGgccctgctgctgctctctgcccTCTACCTGACCCTCAGCATCTCCCTACACTCCTGGATCATG AATCTACGCTGGCTAAAATCAAACCGCTATGTGTGGACTGATGGTCTCCAAGTGCTTTTTGTCTTCCAAAGAATAG cgTCCGTGTTGTACTACTACTTCTACAAGCGCACCACAGAGTACCTGGGTGACCCTCGGCTCTATGAAGACTCGCCTTGGCTCAGAGACGCCTTTGCCAACGCCAGGGCCCGCCAGTGA